The proteins below come from a single Rhizobium etli CFN 42 genomic window:
- a CDS encoding non-ribosomal peptide synthetase: MNKQITNFADARPTDAVDAVFESFPLTIAQKRIWSLEQIGNYTVFPAQVIGLRLSAAIDVETIAGACRALVAQNPSLAFRFRRLAGGRIEQYRGASSEVPLDILGKDGAALSEPDALAARKAFRDKRFDLLEGPGARIQIIRLADGQSLLTIMLHPIICDDREKSVLAGSLASILDGEPAGDMQPVEIAAGAREADWLETDEARQALAYWRDAIGLDYAASTFPTRFNSGGLAGVARAEHRFSIAPELWSKLERHARGKGVHVERVLHAAFCALLARYNGNYALLTGLLVARPRTEHLASRGRAEQVLPLVLSLTSRHSLDDVVAAISSVTQEGLARLVPLERITQELVVDEAAAQEAVVKALFEFREPYPVPRQATNLEPSGARADSELSLVVEARTDGGAYGLIDYAGDLYDDALIARVSRHYCLVLEQIVAKPDLRIRDIELMGSDELDWLSAPYEDDAVNDDRPVHELISAHSRRTPDKTAIVYGDEEWSHGWLEASTNRLGHRLRQLGVRAEVTVAIFIKRSPEAIVGILATLKAGGAYIPVEPDHPPVRNHHILRDGGVKIVLTHSWLRHRLPEELDATVLELDKLDLEGEPDTPLYVPTHKDQLAYVMYTSGSTGLPKGVAVEHGPLTHHLQNTSRVYGMSSESRELPFLPFSSDGGHERWMNPLMEGGSIILPDQPLWTPEETLTAMRKHGANNASIPTTYLQQLAEWADSTDSAPPMRLYSFGGEGLAQTTFDLLSRALKSEWLINGYGPTETIMTPMVWKVRAGTKFQGVYAPLGRAVGLRRVYVLDPDLNLCPIGVTGELYIGGEGIARGYLGKADATADRFIPDPFSKKGGRLYRSGDLTRWREDGTVEFVGRVDHQVKLRGYRIELGEVEAALLQQPGVGEALVVLRDDDAGGEKALVAYVVPKKDERLDVETVRAGLERSLPSYMVPAAVVELEKMPTNPNSKLDRFALPAPQPVKRAIIEPATALEEEVLDVWRRVLKLEAISVEDNFFAIGGNSLGAIRILTQLRQRRPKIPLTVADIFNNPTIRAFAGVMEQGEERDLSEVIVLRASGAKPRLYCFPGLLVSTREYVKLVDYLGADQPATGFICHSLSEKKEVGAPVEEIIESYVDYIRKHSGGAPCTFLGWSWGGLLAYEAARTLANEVDVRMMAMVDVCDLGSEFAIGAKPRFRPGERDMLHRDVQAWLQKTAMRPESDRLLSTMDADTYEQFLRFVGDEKDPLPTDGPDISSREHTFWVLIDNALIFRKHRLVPHDVPIYPWAADDSLNRGLNLIDWRRLSPRARAAEIITGTNHLHMIGSPAFHSRLALRLKETEKDNA; encoded by the coding sequence ATGAACAAGCAGATCACCAATTTCGCCGATGCCCGTCCGACCGACGCAGTGGACGCCGTCTTCGAGAGCTTTCCGCTGACCATCGCGCAGAAGCGCATCTGGTCGCTGGAGCAGATCGGCAATTACACGGTCTTTCCCGCTCAGGTCATAGGGCTGCGGCTGAGCGCCGCGATCGACGTCGAGACGATTGCCGGCGCCTGCCGCGCGCTCGTGGCGCAGAATCCATCGCTTGCCTTCCGCTTCCGCCGGCTGGCGGGCGGCCGCATCGAGCAATATCGCGGCGCGTCGAGCGAAGTGCCGCTCGATATCCTCGGCAAGGACGGCGCGGCTCTTTCCGAGCCCGATGCCTTGGCCGCACGGAAAGCCTTCCGCGACAAGCGCTTCGATCTCCTGGAAGGGCCAGGCGCACGCATCCAGATCATCCGGCTTGCCGATGGGCAGTCGCTGCTGACGATCATGCTGCATCCGATCATCTGCGACGACCGCGAAAAATCCGTTCTTGCCGGGTCGCTGGCCAGCATTCTCGATGGCGAACCCGCCGGCGATATGCAGCCGGTGGAAATCGCCGCCGGGGCGCGCGAGGCCGATTGGCTGGAGACGGATGAGGCGCGGCAGGCGCTTGCCTACTGGCGCGATGCGATAGGTTTGGACTATGCGGCCTCGACCTTCCCGACCCGTTTCAACAGCGGTGGGCTGGCAGGCGTGGCGCGCGCCGAGCATCGGTTTTCGATCGCCCCCGAGCTCTGGAGCAAACTCGAACGGCATGCGAGGGGGAAGGGCGTTCACGTCGAGCGCGTGCTTCACGCCGCCTTCTGCGCGCTTCTGGCGCGCTACAACGGCAACTATGCCCTGCTGACCGGCCTGCTTGTCGCGCGGCCCCGCACCGAACATCTCGCCAGCCGCGGCCGCGCCGAGCAGGTTCTTCCCCTTGTGCTCTCGCTGACCTCGAGACACTCGCTCGACGATGTCGTCGCGGCGATCTCGTCGGTGACGCAGGAGGGGCTTGCCCGCCTCGTGCCGCTGGAGCGCATCACGCAGGAACTTGTTGTCGACGAGGCAGCCGCCCAGGAGGCCGTGGTCAAGGCCTTGTTCGAATTCCGCGAACCTTATCCCGTCCCGAGGCAGGCGACGAACCTGGAACCCTCAGGCGCACGCGCCGACAGCGAGCTCTCCCTAGTCGTCGAGGCTCGCACGGATGGCGGCGCGTACGGGCTGATCGACTATGCCGGCGATCTCTATGACGACGCCCTGATTGCCCGTGTCTCCAGGCATTATTGCCTGGTGCTGGAGCAGATCGTCGCCAAGCCCGATCTCAGGATCAGGGATATCGAACTCATGGGCAGCGACGAGCTCGACTGGCTGTCGGCGCCCTATGAGGATGACGCCGTCAATGACGACCGGCCGGTGCACGAGCTGATCTCGGCCCATTCGCGCCGCACGCCAGACAAGACCGCGATCGTCTATGGCGACGAGGAGTGGAGCCATGGCTGGCTGGAGGCGAGCACCAACCGCCTCGGTCATCGGCTGCGGCAACTCGGCGTTCGCGCCGAAGTGACGGTCGCAATCTTCATCAAGCGCTCGCCGGAGGCGATCGTCGGCATCCTCGCGACCTTGAAGGCCGGCGGCGCCTATATTCCCGTTGAGCCTGACCATCCGCCGGTGCGCAACCACCACATCCTGCGCGATGGCGGCGTCAAGATCGTGCTCACCCATAGCTGGCTGCGCCACCGCCTGCCGGAAGAACTCGACGCGACCGTCCTCGAACTCGACAAGCTCGATCTCGAGGGCGAGCCGGATACGCCGCTTTATGTTCCCACGCACAAGGACCAGCTCGCCTATGTCATGTACACCTCGGGCTCGACGGGATTGCCGAAAGGCGTCGCCGTCGAGCACGGGCCGCTGACGCACCATCTGCAGAATACCTCGCGCGTCTATGGCATGAGCTCGGAATCCCGCGAGCTGCCCTTCCTGCCCTTCAGTTCGGATGGCGGCCATGAGCGGTGGATGAACCCGCTGATGGAAGGCGGCAGCATCATTCTTCCCGACCAGCCGCTCTGGACGCCTGAGGAGACGCTGACGGCGATGCGCAAGCATGGCGCCAACAATGCGAGCATTCCCACAACCTATCTGCAGCAGCTGGCGGAATGGGCCGATAGCACTGACAGCGCGCCGCCGATGCGGCTCTATTCCTTTGGCGGCGAGGGGCTGGCGCAAACGACCTTCGATCTTCTGTCGCGGGCGCTGAAGTCGGAATGGCTGATCAACGGCTATGGTCCCACGGAAACGATCATGACGCCGATGGTCTGGAAGGTCAGGGCCGGCACGAAGTTCCAGGGCGTCTATGCGCCGCTCGGCCGCGCGGTCGGGCTGCGGCGCGTCTATGTGCTCGATCCCGATCTCAACCTGTGCCCGATCGGCGTGACCGGCGAACTCTATATTGGCGGCGAGGGCATCGCGCGCGGCTATCTCGGCAAAGCAGATGCGACCGCCGACCGTTTCATCCCCGACCCATTTTCCAAGAAGGGCGGCCGGCTCTATCGCTCCGGCGACCTGACACGTTGGCGCGAGGACGGAACGGTCGAATTCGTCGGCCGCGTCGATCATCAGGTGAAGCTGCGGGGATACCGCATCGAACTCGGCGAGGTCGAAGCCGCACTCCTCCAGCAGCCCGGCGTCGGCGAAGCCCTGGTCGTTCTGCGCGATGACGATGCCGGCGGCGAAAAGGCGCTGGTCGCCTATGTCGTGCCGAAGAAGGATGAGAGGCTTGACGTCGAGACGGTGCGCGCCGGCCTCGAGCGCAGCCTGCCATCCTATATGGTGCCGGCGGCCGTGGTCGAACTCGAGAAGATGCCGACCAATCCGAACAGCAAGCTCGACCGCTTCGCGCTGCCCGCACCCCAGCCGGTCAAACGCGCAATCATCGAGCCGGCGACCGCGCTCGAAGAGGAGGTGCTGGATGTCTGGCGCCGGGTTCTCAAGCTGGAAGCGATCAGCGTCGAGGATAATTTCTTTGCCATCGGCGGCAATTCGCTGGGCGCGATCCGCATCCTCACGCAGCTCAGGCAGCGCCGGCCGAAGATCCCGCTCACCGTCGCCGATATCTTCAACAACCCGACCATTCGCGCCTTTGCCGGCGTGATGGAGCAGGGGGAGGAGCGCGATCTCTCCGAGGTGATCGTGCTGCGCGCCTCCGGCGCCAAGCCGCGGCTCTATTGCTTCCCGGGGCTCCTCGTCAGCACCCGCGAATATGTGAAGCTCGTCGATTATCTCGGCGCCGATCAGCCGGCGACCGGCTTCATTTGCCACTCGCTGTCCGAGAAGAAGGAAGTCGGGGCGCCTGTTGAAGAGATCATCGAGAGCTATGTCGACTATATCAGGAAGCACAGCGGCGGCGCGCCCTGCACTTTCCTCGGTTGGTCCTGGGGCGGGCTCCTGGCTTACGAGGCCGCCCGCACCCTTGCTAACGAGGTCGACGTCAGGATGATGGCGATGGTCGATGTCTGCGACCTCGGATCGGAATTTGCCATCGGCGCCAAGCCGAGGTTCCGGCCCGGCGAACGCGACATGCTGCACCGGGACGTGCAGGCATGGCTGCAAAAGACGGCGATGCGGCCCGAATCGGACCGGCTGCTGTCGACGATGGACGCCGATACCTACGAGCAGTTCCTGCGCTTCGTCGGCGACGAGAAGGATCCGCTTCCCACAGACGGGCCCGACATCAGCAGCCGCGAGCATACGTTCTGGGTGCTGATCGACAACGCCCTGATCTTCCGCAAGCACCGGCTCGTTCCCCATGACGTGCCGATCTATCCCTGGGCGGCCGATGACAGCCTCAACCGCGGCCTCAACCTGATCGATTGGCGCCGCCTGTCGCCGCGGGCTCGCGCGGCCGAAATCATCACCGGCACCAACCATCTGCACATGATCGGGTCTCCCGCCTTCCATTCAAGGCTTGCCCTGCGTCTCAAGGAAACAGAGAAGGATAACGCATGA
- a CDS encoding MbtH family protein, with amino-acid sequence MDNLEPRDDLWIVVIDTEHHYSVWPQDKRIPVSWKAAGFAGSRQECLAHIRDVWTDPRPLSLRSAMAGDARL; translated from the coding sequence ATGGACAATCTTGAGCCCCGCGACGATCTCTGGATCGTCGTCATTGACACCGAGCACCACTACTCGGTCTGGCCGCAGGACAAGCGGATTCCGGTGAGCTGGAAGGCCGCGGGCTTTGCCGGTTCGCGCCAGGAATGCCTGGCCCATATCCGCGACGTGTGGACCGATCCCCGCCCGCTCTCCCTGCGCTCGGCGATGGCCGGCGATGCGCGTCTCTGA
- a CDS encoding GNAT family N-acetyltransferase: MDFDAARQRRALQSRSYIRLAPNIVHLKTAHGQHEAAFEAEAGVATIAFYHGEPPQSAELLMAAAEAVTAEDRSIKSVVFEGHQAGLPHHISSTGKLDSAVLWQWPSLWLPQLTYPLPPVREMTAGRYHPRRPAKPKGTVYQRFIPWLERDISFRVVDPETDLAAFHRWMNDEQVNTIWEDSGSIEKHREILEERIADPHVLPLIGSFADIPFGYFEVYWAKENRLGPFYDADDYDRGWHVAIGEPDHRGKKWISAWLPSLMHFIFLDDPRTQRIVGEPRASHEQQIRNLDRSGFAKVKHFDFPHKRALLVMLSRERFFGDHLWVPAS; encoded by the coding sequence ATGGATTTCGATGCCGCCAGACAGAGGCGGGCTCTGCAGTCGCGGAGCTACATCAGGCTCGCCCCCAACATCGTCCACCTGAAGACCGCGCATGGACAGCACGAAGCCGCCTTCGAGGCCGAGGCCGGCGTCGCAACGATCGCCTTCTACCACGGCGAGCCGCCGCAATCGGCGGAGCTTCTGATGGCGGCGGCCGAAGCGGTGACGGCGGAGGATCGCTCGATCAAGTCGGTCGTCTTCGAAGGCCATCAGGCAGGCCTTCCCCATCATATTTCAAGCACGGGGAAGCTCGATTCCGCGGTCCTCTGGCAATGGCCGTCGCTGTGGCTGCCGCAGCTGACCTATCCGCTGCCGCCGGTACGCGAGATGACCGCCGGCCGCTATCATCCGCGCCGGCCGGCAAAGCCGAAGGGCACCGTCTACCAGCGTTTCATTCCCTGGCTGGAGCGGGACATCAGCTTCCGCGTGGTCGATCCCGAGACCGATCTTGCGGCCTTCCACCGCTGGATGAACGATGAACAGGTCAACACGATCTGGGAGGATTCGGGCTCGATCGAGAAACACCGCGAGATCCTGGAGGAGCGGATCGCCGATCCGCATGTGCTGCCGCTGATCGGCAGTTTCGCCGATATCCCCTTCGGCTATTTCGAAGTCTATTGGGCCAAGGAGAACCGGCTCGGTCCCTTCTACGATGCCGATGATTACGATCGCGGCTGGCATGTGGCGATCGGTGAGCCGGATCATCGCGGAAAAAAATGGATCAGCGCCTGGCTTCCCTCGCTGATGCATTTCATCTTCCTCGACGATCCCCGCACGCAGCGCATCGTCGGCGAGCCGCGCGCCAGCCACGAGCAGCAGATCCGCAATCTCGACCGCTCGGGCTTCGCCAAGGTCAAGCATTTCGATTTTCCGCATAAGCGGGCGCTGCTCGTGATGCTGAGCCGCGAGCGTTTCTTCGGCGATCATCTCTGGGTGCCGGCATCATGA
- a CDS encoding MATE family efflux transporter produces the protein MNDMSEMSGSLRKGRLAPEDLASPHLFRLLLRLGLPAMFGLSINAAHHTINMIFVGMIGEDQIAAIMIVLPVLMLVAAFGEGIGVGVATEVGRALGAGNRSRASTLASVSLAAGVAFGAASAVAIAAFPSVLLFGATSAIEPLAQHYLLVIVVSIPLTMAQIILDFLAIAEGNARFSMWTLVACFALNIILDPIMIFGFGLGLQGAAMATILSQLVALSIYGAYHARRLGTIRLTFGWPFGDLRHLKAVLAVGAPTTLTSLATAGAIAAMLSVAGTYHGEDGIAGVGIALRLLAVGALPVIGISLGAQSILSFAWGRGDISRVLAAARMLSVVTSAVGGVYGLAAIIFSERLAAFFTDEASVLSIAGQAIVATHLPFLLFGLRQTVLILFQAQGRPNAALAVGLAQNGYLLFPLLALLPPFFGFSGLLWAMFLASALTGLLSCFCLARSLGALRQRSDEPLTSIRPYPRFCP, from the coding sequence ATGAACGACATGAGCGAGATGAGCGGCAGCCTGCGGAAAGGGCGGCTTGCGCCGGAAGATCTTGCCAGCCCGCACCTTTTCAGGCTGCTGCTGCGGCTCGGGCTGCCCGCCATGTTCGGCCTGTCGATCAACGCCGCCCACCACACGATCAACATGATCTTCGTCGGCATGATCGGCGAAGACCAGATCGCCGCGATCATGATCGTGCTGCCGGTCCTGATGCTCGTCGCCGCTTTCGGCGAAGGCATCGGCGTCGGTGTGGCGACCGAGGTCGGGCGCGCACTCGGCGCCGGCAACCGGTCGAGAGCCAGCACCCTTGCCTCGGTCAGCCTTGCCGCCGGCGTCGCCTTCGGCGCCGCAAGCGCGGTTGCGATCGCAGCCTTTCCCTCGGTTCTGCTGTTCGGCGCCACATCAGCGATCGAGCCGCTGGCACAGCATTATCTCCTCGTCATCGTGGTCTCGATTCCACTGACGATGGCGCAGATCATTCTCGACTTTCTGGCAATAGCCGAGGGCAATGCCCGCTTCAGCATGTGGACGCTCGTCGCCTGCTTCGCGCTGAACATCATCCTCGACCCGATCATGATCTTTGGCTTCGGTCTCGGCCTGCAGGGCGCGGCGATGGCAACCATCCTCTCCCAGCTCGTGGCGCTCTCGATCTACGGCGCCTATCATGCGAGGCGGCTTGGGACGATCCGACTGACGTTCGGCTGGCCATTCGGCGACCTCAGGCATCTCAAGGCGGTCCTTGCTGTGGGCGCACCGACGACGCTGACGAGCCTCGCGACGGCGGGCGCAATCGCTGCGATGCTGTCGGTCGCCGGCACCTATCACGGTGAAGACGGCATCGCCGGCGTCGGCATCGCCTTGCGGCTGCTTGCGGTCGGCGCTTTGCCGGTCATCGGCATTTCGCTCGGGGCGCAGTCCATCCTGAGCTTTGCCTGGGGGCGCGGGGATATCTCCCGGGTGCTGGCGGCAGCCCGCATGCTCTCAGTTGTCACGAGCGCGGTCGGCGGCGTCTACGGGCTGGCAGCGATCATCTTTTCCGAGCGTCTTGCCGCGTTTTTCACCGACGAAGCTTCCGTGCTTTCGATCGCCGGCCAGGCGATCGTCGCAACCCATCTTCCCTTCCTGCTGTTCGGCCTCCGGCAGACCGTGCTGATCCTCTTCCAGGCGCAGGGCAGGCCGAACGCCGCCCTTGCCGTCGGCCTGGCGCAGAACGGATATCTTCTCTTTCCGCTGCTTGCGCTGCTGCCGCCCTTCTTCGGATTCTCCGGCCTGCTCTGGGCCATGTTCCTGGCTTCGGCGCTCACTGGCCTGTTGTCATGCTTCTGCCTCGCCCGATCCCTCGGCGCGCTCCGGCAGCGCTCGGACGAACCTCTGACATCAATCCGTCCCTATCCCCGCTTTTGTCCATGA
- a CDS encoding PLP-dependent transferase encodes MNQSFSPRDLGAHAAADDLFTPVHPAAFNAVSPPIFQTSLFTYDSYEAMEDVFAGRTRNFIYSRGDNPTVREFELLVARLEGAEDGRAFSSGTAAITSTILSLVEAGDRVVAVRHLYNDVYRLLVKLLGRLGVTVDFVDPSDHDEVRKALPGAKLLYLENPSSFIFELQDIVALSAMAKEAGVTTIIDNSWATPLFQKPVQHGVDIVVHAASKYLGGHSDTVAGVVVGSKEAIAKINSTSYPYVGAKLAPFEAWLLLRGMRTLRVRLKEHERSGLLLADRLKQHPGIARVRHPAFQDHPGRATLTGYAGLFAFDLTPDIDVARFVNALREIRLGVSWGGPETLVVPAKVALQIPDRMTTFIRFGVSEQTIRFAVGLEEPELLWNDLQQALHAAKR; translated from the coding sequence ATGAACCAGTCCTTCAGCCCCCGCGACCTTGGCGCCCATGCGGCCGCCGACGATCTCTTCACCCCCGTCCATCCGGCCGCCTTCAACGCCGTCTCGCCGCCGATCTTCCAGACCTCGCTCTTTACCTATGATAGCTACGAGGCGATGGAGGATGTCTTCGCCGGCCGGACGCGCAACTTCATCTATTCGCGCGGTGACAATCCGACCGTTCGCGAATTCGAACTGCTGGTCGCCCGCCTCGAAGGCGCGGAGGATGGGCGCGCCTTTTCCAGCGGAACGGCCGCCATCACCTCGACCATTCTCAGCCTGGTGGAAGCGGGCGACCGCGTCGTTGCCGTCCGCCATCTCTATAATGACGTCTATCGCCTTCTGGTGAAGCTGCTCGGCCGGCTCGGCGTCACCGTCGATTTTGTCGATCCCTCCGACCATGACGAGGTGCGCAAGGCGCTGCCGGGCGCCAAGCTGCTCTATCTCGAAAACCCGTCTTCCTTCATCTTCGAGCTTCAGGACATCGTCGCGCTGTCGGCCATGGCGAAAGAGGCCGGCGTGACGACCATCATCGACAATAGCTGGGCGACGCCGCTTTTCCAGAAGCCGGTCCAGCATGGCGTCGATATCGTCGTCCACGCCGCCTCGAAATATCTCGGCGGCCATAGCGATACGGTCGCCGGCGTCGTCGTCGGCTCGAAGGAGGCGATCGCGAAGATCAACTCGACATCCTACCCTTATGTCGGCGCCAAGCTCGCGCCCTTCGAGGCCTGGCTGCTGCTGCGCGGCATGCGCACGCTGCGGGTGCGCCTCAAGGAGCACGAGCGCAGCGGGCTTCTGCTCGCCGATCGGCTGAAGCAGCATCCCGGCATCGCGCGTGTCCGCCACCCGGCCTTTCAGGACCATCCCGGGCGGGCGACGCTTACGGGTTATGCCGGGCTCTTCGCCTTCGACCTCACGCCCGATATCGATGTCGCGCGCTTCGTCAACGCGCTTCGCGAGATCCGCCTCGGCGTCAGCTGGGGAGGGCCGGAAACGCTGGTGGTTCCGGCCAAGGTCGCGCTGCAGATCCCCGACCGGATGACCACCTTCATCCGGTTCGGCGTGAGCGAGCAGACGATCCGTTTCGCTGTTGGGCTGGAAGAGCCGGAATTGCTGTGGAACGATTTGCAGCAGGCGCTGCACGCCGCGAAGCGGTGA
- a CDS encoding sigma-70 family RNA polymerase sigma factor: MRASHRDVNGNAVVNAMIENKDKLLKTIESVIKSRSYSEDIFQDGVIKAYGVNVEGVRCPIGYAFRMVYNLALDESRRRRQQMNNYRSIDQVQEMTAPIPTVLDQLVAAETLRDVLASLEALPKRTNDAFIRHRLNGVPQKDIAAELGVSRTLVNFMIKAAEQHCHLAMTEPARPDHERPREITASRRAAPAANRSTAIPALPAQQRNGSSARSRRTG; the protein is encoded by the coding sequence ATGCGAGCATCGCATCGTGATGTGAACGGAAATGCCGTGGTCAACGCCATGATCGAAAACAAGGACAAGCTCCTCAAAACGATTGAAAGCGTTATCAAATCAAGGTCATATTCTGAGGATATATTTCAGGATGGTGTCATCAAAGCTTATGGGGTCAATGTCGAGGGCGTCCGTTGCCCGATCGGCTATGCCTTCCGGATGGTCTATAACCTCGCACTCGACGAGAGCCGCCGGCGCCGCCAGCAGATGAACAACTATAGGTCGATCGACCAGGTTCAGGAAATGACGGCGCCCATTCCCACCGTGCTCGATCAACTGGTCGCCGCCGAAACCCTGCGCGACGTGCTGGCCTCGCTCGAGGCGCTGCCGAAGCGCACCAACGACGCCTTCATCCGCCATCGCCTGAACGGCGTGCCGCAGAAGGATATCGCGGCCGAGCTCGGCGTTTCCCGAACGCTCGTCAATTTCATGATCAAGGCGGCGGAGCAGCATTGCCATCTGGCAATGACCGAGCCTGCCCGCCCCGATCACGAGCGCCCGCGGGAAATCACCGCTTCGCGGCGTGCAGCGCCTGCTGCAAATCGTTCCACAGCAATTCCGGCTCTTCCAGCCCAACAGCGAAACGGATCGTCTGCTCGCTCACGCCGAACCGGATGA
- a CDS encoding GNAT family N-acetyltransferase, with protein MRRTVEILTGKAELCRSIMGALPDWFSEPEVIEASARAVEELPVFGYIEADVVTAMIALKPHLPDAVEIALIATRPEYHGRGAGRHLVDAAERFAHESGARLLTVKTLAPRGRDEPQFEATRRFYDRTGFIRAEVFAKLWHEDHPCLFMVKPLMETQLSRTAL; from the coding sequence ATGAGACGAACAGTCGAGATTCTGACCGGCAAGGCGGAGCTCTGCCGATCGATCATGGGGGCTTTGCCCGACTGGTTTTCGGAACCCGAGGTCATCGAGGCAAGCGCCCGGGCGGTCGAGGAACTGCCGGTGTTCGGATATATCGAGGCGGATGTCGTCACCGCCATGATCGCCCTGAAGCCGCACCTGCCTGATGCCGTCGAGATCGCGCTCATTGCGACCCGGCCCGAATATCACGGCCGCGGCGCCGGACGCCATCTCGTCGATGCGGCCGAACGATTCGCCCATGAATCGGGCGCCCGGCTGCTGACGGTCAAGACGCTGGCGCCGCGCGGCCGCGACGAGCCGCAATTCGAGGCGACGCGGCGCTTCTATGACCGGACCGGCTTCATCAGGGCCGAAGTCTTTGCAAAACTCTGGCATGAGGATCATCCGTGCCTGTTCATGGTCAAACCGCTCATGGAGACGCAGCTGAGCAGGACCGCGCTTTGA
- a CDS encoding iron-siderophore ABC transporter substrate-binding protein produces MTGGPAIARAGDANVVSLDYGLASTMLALGSVPRAIASLRNWSEWVVEPAMPSGVVDIGTTAEINLEVLTSLRPSLILTTPFLAALDEKLSRIAPVEIFTVYAENGEALDRSYAETLRLGAMIGRQREAEAYLARADATFGRLRDRMKGLSTRPVAVINFIDQRHARIYGGPGLYGGAMRRIGIENAWKGEASYWGFQTIGLEQLAELDEEAHLVVVSPLLPPDVLTRLSESPLWTSLPFVRRQRISVVPGVLMFGMVQEALRFSTLMVGVLETAA; encoded by the coding sequence ATGACCGGCGGCCCCGCCATCGCACGCGCTGGCGATGCCAACGTCGTTTCACTCGATTACGGACTGGCATCGACGATGCTGGCGCTCGGCAGCGTGCCGCGCGCAATCGCTTCCCTCAGGAACTGGTCGGAATGGGTGGTCGAGCCGGCGATGCCCTCAGGCGTCGTCGATATCGGCACCACAGCCGAGATCAATCTCGAAGTCCTTACAAGCCTCAGGCCATCGCTCATCCTCACTACGCCTTTCCTTGCGGCGCTGGACGAAAAACTATCCCGGATCGCGCCAGTGGAAATCTTCACCGTCTATGCCGAGAATGGCGAAGCGCTCGACCGCTCCTACGCCGAAACACTGCGTCTCGGCGCCATGATCGGGCGGCAGAGGGAAGCGGAGGCATATCTCGCCCGCGCCGACGCCACCTTCGGCCGGCTGCGCGACCGAATGAAAGGCCTGTCCACGCGCCCGGTCGCCGTCATCAACTTCATCGACCAGAGGCATGCGCGCATCTATGGCGGCCCCGGACTTTACGGCGGCGCGATGCGCCGGATCGGCATCGAGAACGCCTGGAAAGGCGAGGCGAGCTACTGGGGATTTCAGACGATCGGCCTAGAACAGCTCGCCGAACTCGATGAAGAGGCGCATCTTGTTGTCGTTTCGCCACTGCTTCCGCCCGATGTCCTGACCCGGCTTTCCGAAAGCCCGCTCTGGACCAGCCTTCCCTTCGTCCGGCGGCAGCGGATCTCGGTCGTTCCAGGCGTGCTGATGTTTGGAATGGTCCAGGAAGCCCTGCGCTTTTCGACTTTGATGGTCGGCGTTCTGGAGACTGCTGCCTGA